Within Cystobacter ferrugineus, the genomic segment TGCTCACCGCCCTGCTCGGCGCCCTGCTGGGCGTGGATCGGCTGCGCCGGCCGCTGGTGATGGGGCTCGTGCTCGCGATTCCCGGCGTGGTGCTCATCGTCTCGGCCCGGGGCCCGGGGCTGGATGCATCCACGCGCGTGGGAGATCTCTTCATCCTCGGCGCCTCGCTGTGCTGGGCGCTGTACACCGTGGGGCTGCGCTGGCTCGGGCCCGGGCTGTCCGCGCTGCGCATCACCGCGCTCTCCATGCTCACCGGCGCGCCGGGCGTCATCCTCCTGGGGGGGCCCGAGGTGCTGTCCCTCCAAGGTGCCACCATCAGCCCGGGCGCCTGGACGGGCGTGGTGTACTCGGCGCTCATCCCCCTGGTGCTGGCCTATGTCGTCTGGAGCCGCAGCGTGCAATCGGTGGGCAGCAGCCGCACGGCGCTCTACAGCAGTGGCACGCCCGTGGTGGCCGCGCTCACGGCCTGGGCCGTGCGCGGCGAGCGCCCCACCTGGGTGCAGGCCGTGGGCGCGGTGCTCGTCATCTCCGGGGTGATGCTCAGCCGCAGGCGCTGAGCGGGGCCCGGGGTACTCCCGTCAGGCGGGACGCGGCGCCCGGTACTCCTCGAAGTGCTGCCGTGCGAACTCACGCATGCCGAGCGCGGGCGCGTACCCGGGATAGAGGACACGGAACTCCA encodes:
- a CDS encoding DMT family transporter; the protein is MNASSTSAVASPAPRAISWSDLALIAVIIIWGTNYTVVKEALESIPPMAFMSLRFALASIAMALVLHVREGFTPLPRATVLKLVGLGLVGHTLYQYCFVMGVAHTTAANSGLLSSGTPVLTALLGALLGVDRLRRPLVMGLVLAIPGVVLIVSARGPGLDASTRVGDLFILGASLCWALYTVGLRWLGPGLSALRITALSMLTGAPGVILLGGPEVLSLQGATISPGAWTGVVYSALIPLVLAYVVWSRSVQSVGSSRTALYSSGTPVVAALTAWAVRGERPTWVQAVGAVLVISGVMLSRRR